In one Candidatus Nitronereus thalassa genomic region, the following are encoded:
- a CDS encoding hypothetical protein (catalyzes the conversion of glutamine residues to glutamate on methyl-accepting chemotaxis receptors) gives MEFGHIRRMRDMRFPHEIAVIMPGEFFVSRAPMVVYTVLGSCISVCIRDTVTKIGGMNHFMLASPSGNVENDHWGPSARYGSYAMEVLVNELLGQGGHKSRFEVKVFGGGKIYEGRNDVGAKNAAWALEYLEREGMQPIKADVGDVCPRKVYYFTESGRVLLKKLDGIQRQQIVKEEQQYQQIVEKEVSAGDVTLF, from the coding sequence ATGGAGTTTGGCCATATACGGCGAATGCGAGATATGCGGTTTCCTCATGAAATTGCCGTGATTATGCCGGGCGAGTTTTTTGTGAGTCGGGCGCCCATGGTGGTGTATACGGTTCTCGGATCGTGCATTTCGGTGTGTATCAGGGATACCGTTACCAAAATCGGCGGTATGAATCATTTTATGTTGGCTTCGCCTAGCGGAAACGTGGAAAACGATCATTGGGGCCCTTCGGCGCGGTATGGTAGTTATGCCATGGAAGTACTCGTAAATGAATTGTTGGGACAAGGAGGCCACAAGAGTCGCTTTGAAGTGAAGGTGTTTGGCGGTGGAAAAATTTATGAAGGTCGGAATGATGTCGGGGCGAAAAATGCAGCGTGGGCCCTAGAATACTTGGAGCGTGAAGGTATGCAGCCTATCAAGGCTGATGTCGGAGACGTGTGTCCGCGAAAGGTCTATTACTTTACGGAATCTGGGAGAGTGCTATTAAAGAAACTGGATGGTATTCAACGACAACAGATTGTGAAAGAAGAACAGCAATACCAGCAGATTGTTGAAAAAGAAGTTAGTGCTGGTGATGTGACGCTTTTCTAA
- a CDS encoding helix-turn-helix domain-containing protein yields the protein MRDLLTLSEVSSFLKVPKSTIYKLARERRLPGHKVGKHWRFVREEIESWVQSAGIDEVSAAATSAKQS from the coding sequence ATGAGAGATCTACTCACATTGAGTGAAGTCTCGTCGTTTCTCAAAGTGCCGAAGTCTACGATTTACAAATTGGCACGCGAACGGCGTCTTCCTGGTCACAAAGTCGGGAAGCATTGGCGGTTCGTGCGCGAAGAAATTGAGTCGTGGGTGCAAAGCGCTGGGATTGACGAAGTTTCGGCTGCCGCGACATCGGCAAAACAATCTTAA
- a CDS encoding protein-glutamate O-methyltransferase CheR, with translation MMDMTLTTNEFQQIQSLLYQKAGITLTEQKQTLIVSRLSKRIRHLGLPSFQAYYDLVVNGVDSGELTQMLDLLSTNKTDFFREPVHFEFLKAQIIPTLSPSKHIRIWSSASSSGEEPYSIAMTLLDAVPDPSQWNCKILASDLSTRVLAKAARGVYEDERVLNLPPEMVKRHFLRGNGGQRGYVKVKPKVRQMVIYRRINLMDESFPIQSLLDVIFCRNVMIYFDRPTQAKLMAKFFRYLKPGGYLFIGHSESLQWIDHPFTYVAPTIYRKSV, from the coding sequence ATGATGGATATGACCCTTACGACCAATGAATTTCAACAGATTCAAAGCCTCTTATATCAAAAGGCAGGGATTACTCTGACCGAACAAAAACAAACATTGATCGTATCCAGGCTATCCAAGCGGATTCGACACCTCGGGTTGCCTTCCTTTCAAGCCTATTATGATTTGGTCGTGAATGGAGTGGACTCTGGCGAGCTCACGCAAATGCTGGACCTCTTGTCCACTAATAAAACGGATTTTTTTCGGGAGCCCGTCCATTTCGAATTCTTAAAAGCACAAATCATTCCCACGCTCTCTCCATCCAAGCATATTCGAATTTGGTCTTCCGCTTCCTCAAGTGGAGAGGAGCCGTATTCCATTGCCATGACTTTATTAGATGCCGTGCCCGACCCGAGTCAATGGAATTGTAAAATCTTGGCGTCGGATCTATCGACACGAGTGTTGGCGAAGGCTGCTCGTGGAGTGTACGAAGATGAGCGTGTATTGAATTTACCGCCGGAGATGGTGAAGCGTCATTTTCTTCGAGGGAACGGGGGACAACGAGGATACGTGAAGGTTAAGCCCAAAGTCCGTCAGATGGTCATCTATCGACGCATTAATCTAATGGATGAATCTTTTCCCATTCAAAGTTTATTAGATGTCATTTTTTGCCGGAACGTCATGATCTATTTTGATCGTCCAACACAGGCCAAACTGATGGCGAAGTTTTTTCGATATTTAAAACCAGGAGGCTATCTGTTTATCGGACATTCAGAAAGTTTGCAATGGATCGATCATCCTTTTACCTATGTGGCACCGACGATCTATCGAAAATCGGTCTAA
- a CDS encoding response regulator, with protein MAFPSQHPETVLVVDDDPVTLDCLRETIILLGLEVCVASDGNEALLVFEQQNPSLVITDVRMPNMDGLSLTHQVKARCPDCPVIMVTGYGDEATAVAALKAGASDYLHKPFQISELKNTVQRSLSLIRARSTETQALQSLKKVTWSFEIENNLDSLGGILTTMLRPVDVWLSEGGQLHVRMGLQELLINAVEHGNLGITAEEKRTALMEDTYDALLEARRKLPLYANRRVKVWMENDPAKHVFHCRIQDEGEGFDWEPLLHGHVDSIPALAGSGRGIFLVKTMIPQIQYFGCGNEVMLTVQYGALGDGSSNSPSPQ; from the coding sequence ATGGCTTTTCCCTCACAACATCCTGAGACAGTACTGGTGGTGGATGATGATCCGGTGACTTTGGATTGTTTAAGAGAAACCATCATCCTATTGGGATTAGAGGTGTGTGTGGCTTCCGATGGCAATGAGGCTCTGTTAGTGTTTGAACAACAGAACCCGAGTCTCGTGATCACCGATGTTCGAATGCCGAACATGGATGGGTTGTCGTTAACTCATCAAGTCAAAGCCCGCTGTCCTGATTGTCCGGTGATCATGGTGACGGGATATGGAGATGAGGCTACAGCGGTCGCCGCGTTAAAAGCTGGAGCCAGTGATTATTTGCATAAACCGTTTCAAATTTCGGAATTAAAGAACACCGTTCAACGGTCTCTTTCACTCATTCGTGCAAGATCCACAGAAACCCAGGCATTACAGTCCCTCAAGAAGGTGACGTGGTCATTCGAAATCGAAAATAACCTTGATAGTTTAGGTGGAATTCTGACGACCATGCTTCGACCTGTGGATGTCTGGTTGTCCGAAGGTGGTCAATTGCATGTCCGAATGGGTTTGCAAGAGTTATTGATCAATGCCGTTGAGCATGGAAATTTAGGGATTACGGCGGAGGAGAAGCGTACGGCCTTGATGGAGGATACCTATGACGCATTATTGGAGGCACGTCGGAAACTTCCACTCTATGCCAATCGTCGGGTGAAGGTGTGGATGGAAAATGATCCAGCCAAGCATGTTTTTCATTGTCGCATTCAGGACGAAGGTGAAGGGTTTGATTGGGAACCTCTTCTCCATGGCCATGTCGATTCCATTCCCGCCTTAGCAGGATCAGGGCGAGGAATTTTTTTGGTGAAAACGATGATTCCTCAAATCCAATATTTTGGTTGTGGCAATGAGGTGATGCTTACCGTGCAATATGGAGCTTTGGGGGACGGTTCTTCCAATTCTCCATCTCCGCAATGA
- a CDS encoding protein-glutamate methylesterase/protein-glutamine glutaminase, translating into MKMIRVLVVDDSALIRGVLTEILSQDSEIEVIGTAPDPYIARQKIKTLNPDVLTLDVEMPKMDGLTFLEKLMTGHPMPVVMVSSLTQQGCETTLRALELGAVDFATKPTLDIRHGMEDLGQDLIHKVKAAAQSTVRARQKRKNSEVEVRPSLASSAMLKTTDTIIAIGASTGGTEALRDILEVLPPNTPPIIITQHMPERFTKHFSDRLNEICQIRVKEAEDGDSVIPGQALIAPGNFHMELRRSGARYHVVTNQNPPVNRHRPSVDVLFQSVSQYAGTNSVGVILTGMGNDGAAGLLEMKRAGAYTIGQDEASCVVFGMPKEAIKAGGVDKILPLSEIPADILHRVSQV; encoded by the coding sequence ATGAAAATGATACGTGTTCTCGTGGTTGATGATTCGGCATTAATTCGCGGGGTATTGACAGAGATATTGTCTCAAGATTCTGAAATCGAAGTCATAGGTACGGCTCCAGATCCTTATATCGCCCGACAAAAAATAAAAACCCTCAATCCTGATGTCCTGACCTTGGATGTTGAAATGCCCAAGATGGATGGTCTGACATTTTTGGAAAAATTAATGACGGGTCATCCTATGCCTGTGGTCATGGTCAGTTCGTTAACCCAACAAGGATGTGAAACTACCCTTCGGGCACTCGAGTTGGGAGCGGTGGATTTTGCAACCAAACCGACCTTAGATATTCGGCATGGTATGGAAGATCTTGGGCAAGATCTTATTCATAAAGTCAAAGCGGCGGCCCAATCTACTGTTCGGGCCCGGCAGAAACGAAAGAATTCTGAAGTAGAAGTCCGACCTTCGTTGGCCTCATCGGCTATGTTGAAAACGACAGACACGATTATTGCCATTGGCGCGTCAACCGGGGGCACAGAGGCATTGCGCGATATCCTTGAAGTTCTTCCTCCGAATACTCCGCCTATTATTATCACGCAACACATGCCGGAGCGATTCACTAAGCATTTTTCGGATCGGCTCAATGAAATTTGCCAAATTCGGGTCAAGGAAGCCGAAGATGGCGATAGCGTGATTCCGGGGCAAGCGCTCATTGCTCCTGGAAATTTTCATATGGAGCTTCGTAGGAGCGGTGCTCGCTATCATGTCGTGACCAATCAAAACCCGCCGGTGAATCGGCACCGACCCTCGGTTGACGTGTTGTTCCAATCAGTGTCCCAATATGCAGGAACGAACAGTGTTGGCGTGATTCTCACAGGAATGGGAAATGATGGGGCCGCCGGTCTTTTAGAGATGAAACGTGCTGGAGCTTATACGATCGGCCAGGATGAGGCCTCTTGTGTTGTGTTTGGAATGCCGAAGGAGGCCATTAAGGCTGGAGGGGTCGATAAAATCCTACCTTTAAGCGAAATACCTGCTGACATTTTACATCGCGTGTCTCAAGTGTGA
- a CDS encoding response regulator: MSQNRSPIGSQGSLEQQLRWFHATNRAVLNSLAVAVCTVDQRGIIQTLNQEAVRLLGWGESVCQGRSFHELTQCSSSQSSSNEDVCPIIQALQTGKPLWLPRAGLKARNGEWLVVELTCTPLVDEGASGIVLSFRDLATQIQMEENLRRLASIPEESPFPIVELDSQANMLYANPSMTRLMQQAGFRDEGFSAALPHDVSNIVGRCLESGVSEQDVEVDVGHKQYAWLFCPLIELQLVRGYGIDVTERKNAADELGQFVEMLGRKNIELDEALTKAEAATQAKAAFLATMSHEIRTPLNGIIGMTALLADSSLSAEQQEDAETIQKSAEGLLSIINDILDFSKIEAGRLEFEVIDFDLQELLEDVLDILALRAHDKGLHLSGWVSHDVPGGLRGDPMRLRQILTNLVSNAIKFTERGEVIVEIKPQARDAHSDTLAVGRTDLKTVELKFSVRDTGIGITPEGQHRLFQAFSQADSTMTRKYGGTGLGLAISKQLAELMGGGIGVTSLPEQGSEFWVTIPFEFYPDHAVAMFATERSMLQDRAVLLLEAHAPTKKSIEASLEAVGVSCHSVDSLSQGIQTLQGLSSNPQVFDMAIIDCEGLETAPSSILQALQDAMGTAKVPLVPLLRGNRRSSELASEVGGDLWLTKPLRRSRLYKCLQSLLNQPGALSRREAVPEKSEAQGGVIKGLTSPAKGFQGRILLAEDNPINLKVVLGMLQKSGVEVDAVSNGREAYKAFVTTRYDLVFMDWQMPHMDGLQATQEMRKHEALGSNRDAEKQNDGKKTLERRHRDHVPIIAMTANAMPGDREKCLAAGMDDYLVKPLRMSAVVDMLTTWLPLQESAWDRELDETHDSTCVTLSDDNSEGMPSSDDVTPCGESTIWDPSIALSHLDGDPVLLHELIEMFLEIGPATLSKIRQALDDQDLITIERSAHTLKGSVGAFRVDSLMVLAADLERLAVEQRGDKAELVFQQLSEKMTQLFREFQEYLHHLCAQKNS; encoded by the coding sequence ATGTCACAAAATAGATCACCAATAGGATCGCAGGGGTCGTTGGAGCAACAATTACGTTGGTTTCATGCGACCAATCGGGCGGTGCTCAATTCCTTAGCGGTTGCGGTGTGTACGGTGGATCAGCGTGGCATCATCCAAACCCTAAATCAGGAAGCGGTGAGGCTTCTGGGTTGGGGTGAATCGGTCTGCCAGGGTCGGTCCTTTCATGAATTGACTCAATGTTCATCAAGTCAGTCTTCCTCAAATGAAGACGTCTGCCCCATTATTCAAGCTTTACAGACAGGGAAACCTTTATGGCTCCCCCGAGCGGGCCTCAAGGCTCGGAATGGAGAATGGCTGGTGGTTGAATTGACATGTACGCCTCTGGTTGATGAGGGAGCGTCAGGGATTGTTCTAAGTTTTCGAGATTTGGCCACCCAGATTCAAATGGAGGAAAATCTGCGTCGGTTGGCCTCGATCCCAGAGGAAAGTCCCTTCCCAATTGTTGAGTTGGATAGCCAAGCCAATATGCTGTATGCGAATCCTTCCATGACCCGGTTGATGCAACAGGCAGGATTTCGTGACGAAGGGTTCTCCGCGGCGTTGCCTCATGATGTGTCCAACATCGTTGGGCGATGTTTGGAGTCAGGAGTATCGGAGCAAGACGTTGAGGTGGATGTGGGGCATAAACAATATGCGTGGCTCTTTTGCCCATTGATAGAACTACAGTTAGTTCGAGGTTATGGCATTGACGTGACTGAGCGGAAGAACGCGGCTGATGAACTCGGCCAGTTTGTCGAAATGCTCGGCCGTAAAAATATTGAATTGGATGAAGCCTTAACGAAGGCAGAAGCTGCGACTCAGGCGAAAGCCGCGTTCCTGGCGACAATGAGCCATGAAATTCGTACTCCGTTGAATGGAATCATTGGCATGACGGCATTGCTCGCCGACAGTTCCTTGTCTGCTGAACAACAGGAAGATGCTGAGACGATACAAAAATCCGCCGAAGGCCTCTTGAGTATTATTAATGACATTTTGGATTTCTCGAAAATTGAAGCAGGTCGGCTCGAATTTGAAGTCATCGATTTTGATTTGCAGGAATTGCTGGAGGATGTGTTAGACATTCTTGCGTTGCGAGCTCACGATAAGGGGCTCCATTTATCAGGGTGGGTCTCTCATGATGTGCCCGGTGGCCTACGAGGGGACCCCATGCGATTGCGGCAAATCCTGACTAACCTTGTTAGTAATGCAATAAAATTTACAGAGCGAGGAGAGGTGATTGTTGAGATTAAACCTCAAGCTCGAGACGCTCACTCTGATACGTTGGCTGTTGGTCGCACAGACCTGAAGACCGTGGAGTTAAAATTTTCCGTTCGGGATACGGGGATTGGCATTACCCCGGAAGGGCAACATCGATTATTTCAGGCATTTTCACAGGCCGATTCCACGATGACGCGAAAGTATGGGGGGACAGGCTTGGGGTTGGCGATTTCCAAACAACTGGCGGAGTTGATGGGGGGGGGCATCGGAGTCACTTCTCTCCCAGAGCAAGGGAGTGAGTTTTGGGTCACCATCCCGTTTGAATTTTACCCGGATCACGCAGTTGCAATGTTTGCCACTGAACGTTCCATGCTGCAAGACCGGGCAGTGTTACTTTTGGAGGCCCATGCCCCTACGAAGAAGAGCATCGAAGCGTCGTTGGAAGCAGTCGGAGTGTCTTGTCATAGCGTAGATTCACTTTCGCAGGGGATTCAAACCCTTCAAGGGCTGTCTTCCAATCCTCAGGTGTTCGATATGGCCATCATTGATTGTGAGGGGCTGGAAACCGCCCCTTCATCAATCCTGCAAGCTCTTCAAGATGCGATGGGGACAGCCAAGGTCCCCTTAGTTCCTCTTCTTCGTGGCAATAGGAGAAGTAGCGAGTTGGCTTCCGAGGTTGGTGGAGATTTATGGCTGACCAAGCCCTTACGCCGGTCCAGGCTATACAAATGCCTTCAATCGTTACTCAATCAGCCTGGTGCCTTATCCCGCCGAGAAGCGGTGCCCGAAAAATCAGAAGCTCAGGGGGGTGTGATCAAGGGGCTTACTTCTCCCGCCAAGGGATTTCAGGGACGAATATTATTGGCAGAGGATAACCCGATTAATCTCAAAGTAGTCCTAGGGATGTTACAAAAATCGGGGGTCGAAGTCGATGCGGTGAGCAATGGGCGAGAGGCCTACAAAGCCTTTGTGACGACACGGTATGACCTTGTCTTCATGGATTGGCAAATGCCCCATATGGATGGTCTTCAAGCTACCCAAGAAATGAGAAAGCATGAAGCACTGGGGAGCAACCGTGATGCCGAAAAACAGAATGATGGCAAAAAAACTTTGGAGCGACGGCATAGGGATCACGTCCCCATCATTGCCATGACTGCCAATGCCATGCCAGGAGATCGAGAAAAATGTCTGGCGGCTGGGATGGATGATTATTTGGTGAAACCGCTTCGCATGTCGGCTGTGGTCGATATGTTGACCACTTGGTTGCCGCTTCAAGAGTCCGCATGGGACAGAGAATTAGACGAGACTCATGATTCGACATGTGTCACCTTGAGTGACGACAATAGTGAAGGAATGCCATCGTCTGACGATGTCACTCCATGTGGGGAATCCACGATTTGGGACCCCAGTATTGCGCTGTCTCATCTGGATGGTGATCCGGTATTGTTGCACGAGTTAATTGAAATGTTTCTGGAAATCGGGCCGGCGACGTTATCAAAAATTCGTCAGGCGCTTGATGATCAAGATTTAATAACGATTGAACGTTCGGCCCATACCCTCAAGGGTTCGGTTGGAGCATTTCGCGTCGATTCCCTGATGGTTTTGGCCGCAGACCTTGAGCGACTCGCTGTTGAACAACGAGGGGACAAGGCGGAACTTGTCTTTCAACAATTATCCGAAAAGATGACACAACTATTTCGGGAATTTCAGGAGTATCTCCACCACCTCTGTGCCCAGAAAAACTCCTGA
- a CDS encoding HD-GYP domain-containing protein, giving the protein MKKQISLDQLKPGMFLMGMDQSWWNTPFILHHRIIKNIGEVERLRQSGVRTVVIETSKGLDVEESSAPDTPDANEPQGIESSVVDETVLPELGSDIPNKVSDVRMAESCDDHNPQHPKDSLAPSFRMDSGSGSRPSDSPQLTPEEGAQRVRDEAVRAVQKVFEGVHSGEPIDQPALENMAHDIVQNVVDDPKAFSQIILIQNLSSVDKYLYHHVVDVCALSVVLGIEMGWEEKELKTLAMGALLHDLGYVRLPNNLVRKRKTAGEAERQLLSKHAELGYAMVQSSTELSPGIKQIILEHHERSDGTGEPHGLQGSVLSLLSQVVGLVDEFDKLTSNWGAGPSRPTALVLRELYHEAQQGRFSLRPIERLIQCLGVYPLGSLVELSTGEQGVVVMTNPTSLLKPKIKLIVGPDHLPYPVPIVIDLNDSAPGDPARSIRSLLDAHQEQIQVEKYMTVGASA; this is encoded by the coding sequence ATGAAAAAACAGATCTCATTAGATCAGCTTAAACCCGGCATGTTTCTCATGGGCATGGACCAAAGTTGGTGGAATACTCCTTTCATCCTGCACCACCGAATCATAAAAAATATAGGGGAAGTGGAACGGTTACGGCAGTCCGGTGTTCGGACCGTGGTTATTGAAACCTCTAAGGGGCTGGACGTTGAGGAGTCTAGTGCTCCAGATACACCCGATGCCAATGAGCCGCAGGGAATTGAATCATCTGTTGTGGATGAAACCGTTTTGCCCGAACTAGGATCGGACATTCCGAATAAAGTTTCTGATGTTAGAATGGCCGAATCATGTGATGATCATAACCCCCAACATCCTAAGGATTCGCTTGCCCCGTCTTTCAGAATGGATTCTGGCTCTGGGTCCAGACCATCCGACAGTCCTCAGCTGACACCAGAAGAGGGTGCCCAACGTGTCCGTGATGAAGCCGTACGCGCCGTCCAAAAAGTATTTGAAGGAGTGCATTCAGGAGAGCCGATCGACCAGCCAGCGCTGGAGAATATGGCTCACGACATTGTTCAGAATGTCGTAGATGATCCAAAAGCCTTTTCTCAGATTATCCTGATCCAAAATCTTTCCTCGGTTGATAAATATCTCTACCACCATGTGGTAGATGTCTGTGCCCTATCCGTCGTCTTGGGAATTGAAATGGGATGGGAGGAAAAAGAATTGAAAACTCTCGCCATGGGTGCCCTGCTCCATGACCTCGGCTATGTTCGGTTACCCAACAATTTGGTCCGAAAAAGGAAAACGGCCGGAGAGGCAGAGCGTCAGTTACTGTCCAAACATGCGGAGCTGGGATATGCCATGGTGCAATCCTCTACCGAACTTTCTCCAGGTATTAAACAGATTATTTTGGAGCATCATGAACGATCGGATGGAACGGGAGAGCCACATGGACTTCAAGGTTCGGTCCTTTCCCTTTTGAGCCAGGTCGTGGGCTTGGTCGATGAGTTTGACAAGTTGACGAGCAATTGGGGCGCAGGGCCTTCTCGGCCTACGGCATTGGTTTTAAGAGAATTGTACCATGAGGCGCAACAAGGTCGTTTTTCCTTACGCCCCATCGAACGCCTGATTCAATGTTTGGGTGTGTATCCTTTAGGGAGTCTAGTTGAGCTGTCCACCGGGGAGCAGGGAGTGGTCGTTATGACGAATCCTACGAGCTTGCTTAAACCCAAGATCAAGTTGATTGTGGGGCCCGACCATCTTCCTTATCCGGTTCCCATTGTTATTGACCTGAATGATTCGGCACCTGGGGATCCAGCCCGATCGATTCGGTCCTTGTTAGATGCGCATCAGGAACAAATTCAGGTTGAAAAATATATGACTGTCGGCGCTTCAGCTTGA
- a CDS encoding STAS domain-containing protein: MELTEHQQGSATVLDISGRFDFASRREFKEAMDRLQQAGCHHVILNLEKVSFVDSSALGLLVVAHQNLKLKEGRISLVNPQSYVRQILDLANVPRMIPVFSSVEEACSGFDQSVAVAH, from the coding sequence ATGGAGTTGACAGAACATCAGCAGGGTTCCGCGACAGTATTGGATATCAGTGGTCGGTTTGATTTTGCATCCCGGCGGGAATTTAAAGAGGCCATGGATCGACTTCAACAAGCTGGATGTCACCATGTGATTCTCAATCTCGAGAAAGTATCCTTTGTCGATAGCTCCGCATTAGGTTTGTTGGTCGTGGCCCATCAAAATCTGAAGCTAAAGGAAGGTCGTATTTCCTTGGTAAATCCACAGTCGTATGTTCGGCAGATATTAGATCTTGCCAATGTGCCCAGGATGATCCCAGTGTTTTCGTCTGTGGAAGAGGCATGCTCGGGGTTTGATCAGTCCGTGGCCGTCGCTCATTAA
- a CDS encoding c-type heme family protein: MRKTLQTVVLLGVGVVFATGVIVSSGQAADMSKDTAIKYILATAKAARTVYVKGIIGKAKKGGVSPNEDWVKEDHSIMLPAQYVKAIGAEIKDFELTLVGTNPLYSSNAAKTDKEKEMLAALASGKEKMVTFEDGNMTKGMSADFAIVEGCADCHNKHPKTTKKDWKKGDFMGAIIVRMR; the protein is encoded by the coding sequence ATGAGGAAAACATTGCAGACAGTGGTATTGTTGGGAGTCGGTGTGGTATTTGCGACAGGCGTTATTGTTTCGTCTGGCCAAGCGGCTGACATGAGCAAGGATACGGCGATTAAGTACATTCTTGCGACCGCGAAAGCAGCGAGAACAGTTTATGTCAAAGGTATTATTGGCAAGGCTAAGAAGGGCGGCGTGAGCCCTAATGAAGATTGGGTCAAGGAAGATCATTCGATTATGCTTCCTGCCCAATATGTCAAGGCCATTGGCGCGGAAATTAAGGATTTTGAATTGACCTTAGTTGGGACTAATCCTCTGTACTCGTCCAATGCGGCGAAGACCGACAAGGAAAAAGAAATGCTGGCGGCTCTGGCCAGCGGGAAAGAGAAAATGGTGACGTTTGAAGATGGAAATATGACAAAAGGCATGTCTGCGGATTTTGCTATTGTTGAAGGGTGTGCCGATTGTCATAATAAACATCCCAAAACGACGAAGAAGGATTGGAAAAAGGGAGATTTCATGGGGGCAATTATCGTCAGAATGCGATAA